Proteins encoded in a region of the Vicia villosa cultivar HV-30 ecotype Madison, WI linkage group LG5, Vvil1.0, whole genome shotgun sequence genome:
- the LOC131605191 gene encoding uncharacterized protein LOC131605191: MDASNQDMVGLLAREMRVIFSPLILNIDKTNRDNSETCRQLSAQMGRMADFLRAPETSTRRRTNQIVIQDDEPTINQIRPPRPPPETEPLRAGLDQQVVQQDIPEEQPERVVVNNRNQNADEMIHRVRQNNQMETNLTAMIERIMTQNGLNTGLRRPNYTSPLSDYVLQTEIPRGRKVHKFTKFSRDTTESTTEHISKYMTEAGDLANNEDLRMKYFPNSLTKNAFTWFTTLPPNSIDTWSQLERLFHEQFCLLKARCFTVVPEHELVEMAAGGLDYSIRKNLDTQYLQDMAQLADRVRQVERLKAEKARANKSYKKERVTYVEVDEGEPETFEDQYGSDTA; this comes from the exons ATGGACGCTAGTAACCAAGATATGGTAGGTTTATTGGCCAGAGAAATGagggttatcttttctcctttaatACTGAACATTGATAAAACCAACCGAGACAACTCTGAGACATGTCGACAATTGTCAGCGCAGATGGGTCGAATGGCAGACTTTTTACGCGCTCCTGAAACTTCGACGCGTCGAAGAACAAATCAAATAGTCATTCAAGATGATGAACCCACCATAAACCAAATTCGACCCCCAAGACCACCCCCTGAAACAGAACCCTTGAGGGCAGGTTTAGATCAACAGGTAGTTCAACAAGATATCCCTGAGGAACAGCCAGAAAGGGTAGTGGTGAATAATAGAAACCAAAATGCTGACGAAATGATTCACAGGGTTAGGCAAAATAATCAGATGGAAACAAATCTAACTGCTATGATAGAGAGGATTATGACACAAAATGGTTTGAACACAGGATTACGAAGGCCAAATTATACGTCTCCTCTATCAGATTATGTTTTGCAAACTGAAATACCTAGGGGGCGCAAGGTCCATAAGTTTACTAAATTTTCAAGAGATACTACTGAATCTACCACAGAACACATATCCAAATATATGACTGAGGCTGGAGATTTGGCGAACAATGAAGATCTGAGGATGAAATATTTTCCCaattctttgaccaaaaacgccTTCACATGGTTCACAACACTACCACCAAACTCCATAGACACTTGGTCTCAGTtagaaagattgttccatgaaca GTTTTGTTTGCtaaaagctagatgttttacagtGGTACCTgaacacgaattagtcgaaatggcagCTGGAGGTCTAGATTACTCCATCAGGAAGAATTTAGACACTCAATATCTAcaagatatggcccaattggctgaTAGGGTTCGCCAGGTTGAAagattaaaagcagaaaaggctagagcaaataaaagttacaagaaagaAAGGGTCACTTACGTCGAAGTAGATGAAGGAGAACCAGAAACCTTCGAAGACCAGTATGGTTCAGATACAGCCTAA